CACGCTGGCCGCGAGGGCCGGCCCGAACCCCACCCCGGCCTCGGTGGTGAGGTAGGCCAGGGTGTACGCCCCGACCCCGAAGAAGGCCGCGTGCCCCAGCGTGACCTGGCCGGCCACCCCGGTGATCAGGTTCAGGCTGAGCGCGAGGATCGCGAAGAGAAGCAATAGGGTCAGGACCGTTACCGCGTACACGCTACCTCCCGAACAACCCCTGCGGACGCACGAGGAGCACCACGATCAACGCTAAAAACGCCACCCCCTCCGGGGGGAAGGCGTTCCCCAGGAACGCCAGCGCCAGCGACTCCACCAGCCCGAGCAGCACCCCAGCCGCGACCGTGCCCCACACGCTCCCCAACCCGCCGAGCACCACCACCGCCAGGGCCTTGTACGCGGGCACGTCCCCCATCGTGGGGTAGACCTGGTTGTAGTACACCCCGATCAGCACCCCCGCGACCCCCGCGAGGGCCGAGGCCAACGCGAAGGCCAGCGCCGTGTGCCGCGGCGGGTGGATCCCCAACGCGCTCGCAACCTCCAGGTCCTGCGCGAGCGCGCGCCAAGCGAGCCCCAACCGGGTCCGGGCCGTAACCCCGTACACCCCCAAAAGGAGCAGGGCCGTGCCGAGAAGGACCGCGACCTGCGGGGCGGTCACCCCCACCGCCCCCAAAAAGAGGACCGGGCGCGGCTCGAGGGCCGGGAGGCTTTGCTGGTAGGGGCCGAACAGGATGCGCAAGAGATCCCCCGTGGCGAGGAACAACCCGATCGAGCCGATCAGGGGGATCAGGGGCGGCTTGCCTGCGAGGGGACGGTAGAACCACCACTCGAGGAAAAGGCCGAAGAGGGTGGCCGCGAGCGCACCCGCCGCGAGCGCGAAGCCCAGGTGCTCCGTGGCGCTATACGCGAGCCACCCCCCGTACGCCCCCACCGCGTACACCCCGGCGTGCGCCACGTGCAGCACGCGGAGCAGGCCGTAGACCAGGGTGAGGCCCAGGGCGGTGAGGGCGTAGACGCTCCCCACCGCCAGGCCGTCCACCGCGAGGTACCCGAACGTCACCCAGTCCACGCCGCCCCCTTTAGGGCTTGAGCACCTCGATCCGGTCGAACTTCATGAAGCGCCGGAACCGGCCCTCCCGCACCTCCTGCACCGTCGCGGTCTTCACCGGGTCGCCGTCCTCCGTCCAGTAGAAGACGTGCCCCACCACGGTCTCGACCTCCTCGAGCTGGGCGAGGGCCTCGCGGAGGGCCTCACCGTCGAGGCCCCCGGCGCGCTGGGCGGCCAGAGCCATCACCTGCATCGCGGCGTACCCCGAGGCCCCCACCATGTCCGCGGGGATGCCCGCCCGCTCGCGGTAAGCCTCGAGGAACCGCTGGACCGCGGGGTCCGTGCTGTCCCGGTCCAGGGTGGTCGTGATCAACACGCCTTCCGCCGCGTCCCCCGCGAGCTCGATGAACTTCGGGGAGTCGTACCCCTCCTGCCCGATCACCCGCACCTCCATCCCCAAGGAACGCACCTGCCGCACCAGGTTCGCGGCCTCGGAGAAGTACGCGCTCGCGTACAGCACCTCCGGCCGCGCGGCGCGCAGCCGGGCCAGGATCGGGGTGAAGTTCTTGTTCCCCAAGGGGTAGGTGTCGCGGTAGACGATCTCGAGACCCAGCACCTGGGCCCGCTCGCGGAACCCGGCCTCGAGGGCCCGCCCGAAGTCGTTCTGGATCGTGAGGATCGCAACGCGTTTCGCGCCGAGCTCGTGGGCGAGCTCGGCGCCCACCCGGCCCTGGACGGTGCCGAGCAGGCCCATGCGGAAGACGTACGGCTTGTCCCGGGTGATGTCCGGGGCCACCGCGTACGCGGCGATGAAGGGAATGCCCGCCTCGTTCACCACCGGCGCCGCCGCGAGCGACGCGCCGGAGTACGAGGCACCGATCACGAACGCGACCTTATCCAGCTCCACGAGGCGCCGCGCGAAGTTCACGGCTTGCTTAGGGTCGGCCTGGTCGTCGTACACCACGAGCTCAACCGGCCGCCCCAAGAG
This region of Marinithermus hydrothermalis DSM 14884 genomic DNA includes:
- a CDS encoding branched-chain amino acid ABC transporter permease, whose translation is MDWVTFGYLAVDGLAVGSVYALTALGLTLVYGLLRVLHVAHAGVYAVGAYGGWLAYSATEHLGFALAAGALAATLFGLFLEWWFYRPLAGKPPLIPLIGSIGLFLATGDLLRILFGPYQQSLPALEPRPVLFLGAVGVTAPQVAVLLGTALLLLGVYGVTARTRLGLAWRALAQDLEVASALGIHPPRHTALAFALASALAGVAGVLIGVYYNQVYPTMGDVPAYKALAVVVLGGLGSVWGTVAAGVLLGLVESLALAFLGNAFPPEGVAFLALIVVLLVRPQGLFGR
- a CDS encoding ABC transporter substrate-binding protein — translated: MRQVFMALAVLLGVALAQAPVKVGVLAPLSGFAAADGRSALTGIELAVEEINAQGGLLGRPVELVVYDDQADPKQAVNFARRLVELDKVAFVIGASYSGASLAAAPVVNEAGIPFIAAYAVAPDITRDKPYVFRMGLLGTVQGRVGAELAHELGAKRVAILTIQNDFGRALEAGFRERAQVLGLEIVYRDTYPLGNKNFTPILARLRAARPEVLYASAYFSEAANLVRQVRSLGMEVRVIGQEGYDSPKFIELAGDAAEGVLITTTLDRDSTDPAVQRFLEAYRERAGIPADMVGASGYAAMQVMALAAQRAGGLDGEALREALAQLEEVETVVGHVFYWTEDGDPVKTATVQEVREGRFRRFMKFDRIEVLKP